The DNA region CTATATGCTCAGACCAGGACAGATCCTCAGTGACAATGACCCCCAGATCTGACTGAGATGCAACAGATCTAATAGCATGGTGGGATAAGTAGTAGGAGTGTTTCGGATTATGTTTTCCCATATGAAGGACTGTGCATTTATCCAAATTGAGTGGGAGCTGCCAAGTGATGGACCACCTCCATACAGCATCCAGATCACCTTGCAATATTGATCCCAATAATGGATTGCCATAAATTTTCACGTCATCGGCAAAAAGAGCGCAAGATGACTTTACCTTAGCAGGCAGATCTGACGTGAAAAGCAAAAAGAGAAGCGGCCCAAGGACAGAACCCTGGGGCACACCGCTAGACACCCCTCTAGCAGATGATATCGAGTCACCTACGCGAACCTGAAAAACTCTATCAGACAAAAAGGCTTCGAGCCACAACAGGAGGTCACCACGAATGCCGAGTTGTATCGTCACTTGATTTTTCAGTAGATTTTCAGTAGTGATGCCTCGTGATGTGCTTATGGAAGAAGCAGCCTATGGTAATTTTCAAGGTACCAACAGAAGGCAAGGCACATGAGTAACCAGACATACTAGAACCTGAGTCTGCCAGTGAAGTTGAGGCAATTGATTTTTTGGGATTCTTTCTTAAAGCAGGACAAGCAGGTCCTTTACATTTCGATACATCCTTAGAAACTGCATAAACATCTAACTCCTTTTCCAGccttcttcattttttcaacatctttCAAATGTATAACGAATAAATATATACTTATaggtttatttatattttcatatatcAATGTGAAAAACGGCCCAAATACACAATTCATATATTCATAAACAACTTAGAGATTTTTGGCAAATTATCAGTATAGATTATTCTTCAGAAATGTGAAAGAGAACAATTTAGCTAATTACAGAATCAAGTACAAAATTTCACGACAAaaatcaattgattttgttccagagattggcaGTGAAAACCCTTAAAAGTTTTAGGAAATGCAGACTCCTTCCAgaagaatttcaatcgatacctGAAAGAATAaagttgtttatttatttatttttaaatcaCCTCTACATGTTTCGCATCATCGGCATCATCAGGAGTTCCAGAAAGATAAAATTTTGCATTATAAGTACACACACTCGAACAAAAAACATTAAAACTTACTTGTCAAAAGTTATTTAATCTAGTAAACAGTTTTTATTTCTAAAATTGACCACTGGCAGTCCTCCTAGAACTCCTGATGATGCCGATGAGGCGAAACATGTCGAGGtgattttaaaataaaaaacaatagaTGAGTACAACCTTATTCTTTATTCTATATTTACAGAATGTTTCAAATTAGATCGAGACGATAATTTGTCCAAACGAAATACGAATGTAAACATTGTCCGCCATTAACGGTCGAGAACGGTCCAACCAATAAAAGAAGGCCTATTGACGCTACTGTATTATATAAAGTAGCTGTAAGAAAAACTAGACCGAGACGGAATTCCAGGCACAAAAAAAATTACgcctaaagctgcattcacaatcaattcgcgggccgaagtgcacttcggcacgaaatttaccattcgcaataatcttggaaccaaatactcaaatgaatcaaaaatgtaactgatcaaaacataagcatcagcatcatctatagccggcacgaaattccttgccgaagtgatagtttgcaacttgcaagaaattttgtcttgaatttcattgtgaatggtaacggagaacgccatctgctaagcttccgtgccgaagtgcacttcggcccgtgaattgattgtgaatgtagcttgaTCCACGATATTTTTTCGAGCATGAAAACAGTACAGTTTTGAACGATAATTAGAACGATCATCAAGAAAATCCCTAAATAACACGCAGTGATTGCTTAAGCCCAGGTAGTAATTAAACCTTTCGAGTTTCAACTTCTAGCAGTAAATCGAATCAGGGTAAAAATTAATGTCCATTCCTAAGTGAAGAATAAAACTCATTTGGCGCAGGGGAAATGTCATGCTGAGACCGGAAACACCATAAAAAAGTCGTTAGTGTGAAATAAATTGACCTGTAGGAGGACTTGTTCAGTCTGAAACGGTCACAAATTAGCAGGGGGTGACTCTATATCCATAACGCATTATTGTAGGAGCCATATATTGTGTGTGCGTACTGCATGCCCTGATTTTTCCGCTTCATCAGAAATTCAGGGttgaattatgtaatttgtCAATTTCCTGACTCAGCTGGCATTCTGACGGATATTTTTGCACAATATACTGTGTAAAGATCAGTTATTATCACTTTTAACCTGTctctaaaaaaatatttatacgacaACCAAaaagtcaggaaaaaagaagaGAGGAGAAAcaaatataagaaaaaattgttaGCTTAGTCTGAATTgtacatagacatatagacatggactgtgccttccctttatatctatgcatgaaatacggtcaaaaaagtgacagagagaaacgcacgtcgggcatggagttgtctttttctagaattttgattggtccgcactcacctctatgtgaacaaaaaagagacaggtaaatgcccgacgatcatttctctctttctataaaaaagacattttcatgctgacattgctcaatccatgtctctatgtctatggaatTGTATTGCCTATgttaaaaattatgaaaaacttgACAACTCTGTCAAGGTATCCAACTCCAAGAAGCTGTGCTAACTAGGGGTCCAAAAACCTCAAAATTTTCGGACTTTTCTCGGTTTTTCTGTCAGAACTTCTAAAGTAATGGTTTGCCTATTGAAACGTCAAAATTATAAGGATTTCTGAAAATGTTATAAccgaaaaatcgagaaaaagtCAAAAATATTGAAGTTTTTTGCCTTTGTGATGTGGTGTGTACAGAAAACTTATAAAATTCAAGCTTTTTCGAAACGGTTTCCTTTATGTGGTACTTTTTATGCGGCATGACAGTCGACTAAGATGTTATGGTCACTAAAGAGCAGGTATTTTTTACATCCAAATCCTTCTGAAAATCCTTCattttcaagaaagtggaaatggttATAAGTAATATTTTAAACAGTTGAAAATGCATTCGCTCCAAATTCTCCCATTACATTTATTTCGATTTCGTAGGGGATGATTTACTGAAGTTTGAGTTCAGAGTGATATAGGAGATCAAAAATTGTCATCCCAAGGCATGCAAGATCTGAGCAATCTTTCTACAAAAAATCACAATCTTTTCACTTTGGAAAAAATATCTATATCTTAACTCTTATTGAGTTCTATTTTTTGGTGTTTCAGTTTTGAAAGAAGTAGGTacgaaaattacgaaatataatATACACACTTTCTGTAGTATAATCTACAAGCCAATTTTTCTTAAATGTTGTAGTTTGATAAAATTTAGAATACAAAGAAAAATCAGACTAATGTGGTTTTTATATATCGAGTGTTTATGGTATATCGTGGTTTCGCAAAGAAAGACTGCTAAACGCTAAACCAAACCACCAATCAGATTTTCTAAATGAAAATGAACGTTGGCTGAAAGCACTGTatattatacgaggaaatattatGTCCCTAGAAGAATAAATTTAATTGAGGGTGTGGTTCCCTATCGATCTCATAAGGGTGAAGAACAGTTACGCCATCTGGTCTAGGAATGAAAAACTGAAGGTTTTCCTCGATGCTTTCTGGAACACCGACAGTTCTGAAGTTTTACCGTAGATGGCTATGtgacagaaattaattttttacctactattgaaaaaaatctcagAACATATTCTAAGGAAAAAACAGGGAAGAAGGAAACAAATTGTATCATTTGATCTTCCTTTATTCCGTTCGAGTAGTTGAAATAATTTGTTATTAAACTTTGTGACTCTACAGTTCTCTTTCTCTTCAGATAGATAGGATAGGCTTATTCCTAGTACGCCATTATTTGCGAATTTGTtgataaatttcaagaaacgAACGTTGAGAGAAGTACACAAGCCAAATAAAATCAATACCCTTGGTTTTGTTTCAACATATTTATATTTCCCAGTTATTTCCATATATATTATAATTCTTTTTAAGGTAACGGCCAAGGAAGTCCAGAGAAATCGACAGGTCCTCCTAAACCAGCATCCACCTCTAGTAAACTCATAATTATGGCCATGGCAGCTTCATCATTTCCATCGGATTGCTGTTTGATATTCGGTGGTTTTTTTGTCACGTCCTCCATCAACTTGATTATTCCCTCATCGGTATTTTCTGCTTGTGGGAGCTGGTTCCCTGGGAAAAATACGATCGTTTTAAGTGCCTCAATATTGACCAGCAGATATCATTAGGAAATATACagaatgagtctttgactcgtacaaatattttcacagtagattcttgaggtcgaaagaaacactgttttcctttaccatttcttccgattcggccctgataaaaagatagagccattttaagtttttgtaaTGACCTGTGCCAACCCTagtaaaacaaaattaccttaagAATAAATAGTCAAttatgtgacactacacatctgtggatcttttaaacacagttgtattcagccaaaatatccaatttctcaaattaaaatacttttttcatttttgaacatcaaattactcgaaaacggagcattatacgagaaaatatgaagaatacttttattttcaaaacgatcaaatattcattagattgtGTCCAATTTAGATTCAGgggttgggttttttgaatttttggaatttttattgttagttatggtcataataagaaaactggaagatgtggatgatatcttgtgttcgaaaaagattcatcagatgaatgaaaaactgtattcatttaaaaaaaaaataaaaaaaaaaaaaattcgataaaataatttgtgagataaaactaaaaattataCTTTTTCAAGCTATTTCAACTgtttcttttaaaccgagccgattcggaaaaaatggtagaggaaaaaaagtgtttcttttaacctcaagaatctactgttaaaatatttgtatgactcaaagactcaccttgtagaGTTTGAAGGGTAATGAAATGGCAAAATAAGCTGAGATATTCTCTCCTTGAATATTAACGAGTGATAGttcagtttttttaaatggcgaTCCTAATTTTTCGTGCCAGAATTTATTATAGCAGAGGCGTTTTTACTATATGGAAGCTGagaattctgaaagagcaactcttctagtaataaatctgagaacttcatccatctcggcgcaaccgttcggtcttgacgaatttttaactgaactcagctttttcatggtttttcgaaggtcagctttcgagtcgtttatctatcaataaaagtaaccgtagttGGAAATTAAGATACATATTcttaaagagcaactctttaaataataaatctgaaaaattcatccatcgggcgcaaccgttcggtctttacgaatttttaactgaatttttaactgaaccccttttcaggatttttcgaaggtcagctttcgagtcgtttatctcccgataaaagtaaccgtagttggaaatgtgatacatattctgaaagagcaactcttctagtaataaatgtgagaacttcatccatctcggcgcaaccgttcggtattgacgaatttttaactgaactcagctttttcatgatttttcgaaggtcagctttcgagtcgtttatctatCAATTAAAGTAACCGTAGTTGGAAAcgtgatacaaattctgaaagagccttctagtaataaatctgagaacttcatccatctcggcgcaaccgttcggtcttgacgtatttttaactgaactcagctttttcatggtttttcgaaggtcagctttcgagtcgtttatctatcaataaaagtaaccgtagttgaaaattgttatacatattctgaaagagcaactctttaagtaataaatctgaaaatttcatccatctcggcgcaactgttcggtcttgacgaatttttaactgattccatctttttcagCATTTcacgaaggtcagctttcgagtcgttcatctctcaatagaagtaaccgtagatagaaatgtgatacatattctgaaagagcaactcttctagtaataaatctgagaatttcatccattaggtcttgacgaatttttaactgaacccagctttttcaggatttttcgaagtgGTTTTACTTGCCTTCGGATTTTATTCCGGTCAATAACATACACGATAAAAGTGATGTTTCTGAAGTTTATCAAGACATTTGATGGaaaataatagttatttatacaacaagtgagttaaatgaataaacatttttgactcacgtgttgtatacaaaattttattccatttcgaTTAGGATTCGAATGATAACACTTTACAGAGAATTATctaatttatgaaatgacatgaaaggtatcgcttcaattgattgttgctagggcattattcaatccatagcgataagatcaatatttttctaATGAACCCCTTCATTAGCAATATATGTTCGAATATTacttattttcaatttgttattaatttttattcagaaagCACTCGTGTAAGATGTCAGAATTATGTATTGTTTAAAGGTATTGCAATGATCATGGAATTACACAGATCAGATTTAGTTAACAGAGGATAAACTCCATATCTTGAATATATTCCATGATCTAGAAATCCACTCACTTTCATTCATGAAATCCAAATCATCCACTGGTTGGGTTCTTGGTCCATTTATTTCGATTTTCTCCCAGTCAATTCTGGAAGAGAAACTTCTTGTAAATCCTAGTTTGGAAATCGAGACTCATGGAGAAGAAGTGTTCGATTTACGATACGAATTTGTTCCCAATGACAATGTATATATGCCTATACTCACACAAGATTGTTCTTAGAAATCAAATATTCGATCTCTTTGGTCCAGGGATTCTTGAAAGCTCTCCATTCACTTTGAATGTCTACAAAACCCCCATCTTTCGTTTTGAATCTGTACGGTTTGGTGTAGAATCGCTCAGTTGATTGAAGTACGGTTTCATGGGTCTCTGCCAAGACAGGGATGTCCTCGGGATGGAAGTATTCGTATATACTACATCCTAGAAGTTCCTGAGGCAAGAAACCAAGCACGAGCGTCACTCTGCAAcgttttgattataatttttggGATTCGGTAAAGTTTGtgcatataaaattttttctcgAACTCACCTCTGATCGACAAAATGGAACTTGCCGTCCAAGGTATGCTTGGAGATGAACTGGATGGGTTTGGTGTTGATCCTTTGTTGGGAGGCTGTCGCCGTGGTAGCAATGTTGTTTATTATGTGACCTACTGCAATCAAACATGAGACATTGTAGGAGTCTCCATCTACGTCATTATCCTGTTCGTCTATACCAATTGTTGACGGATGCCAAGATTTCAGGTAGCCGGTACAATGTATCACGGCATACTTTCTtcctacaaaaaaaatttcctcagatacctactcaaaatacaaaatggaaaatattggTGGAAATATGTGAGTAAAAAGTAATCTGCAAAGCGACATATTTTTTTGGTCCTTCACATGATTTTCAATTCAACTCTCCTAGAAATGATAACAGAGAGAAGATTCTAACCTGTTATTTGATTATCTTCCTCTTTGTCATCGCCGCCCATATTAAATTTATCTTGAATTTGAGATATGTTTCGTTTCATCCTGCAGAAAAAGGATCTTCGTGCACCAGGACACAATCTGGAAACTAGGGAGAAAATTATATTGTAAAATACCGACAAACGCCAATATAGCCTTGaaacaagaaaaacaaaacaatgttCGAACATCTTGAGGGTTTAAACATACTTCTACTCCCCATGAATTTTTCTCGTGGGTTATGCTCAGATGATGAGAGCTGTTCTTTAACCTTCGCAACATCTTTTGGATGGACAATATCGAATAAACTCTGACGGAGAAGATCATTCtggaaaatagtgaaaaatcaAGTCAATATACGAAAGTGTAAAATAGTAAAGTTAACTAACCTGAGAGAAATGAAGAACTTTGGAGACAGATTCTGAGATATATAGTATTTTTCCTCTGTCACAACCAACTACAAAAAGGAAACCTTCAGCTACCTAGAAAAACATCGGTAAAGAATCAGATCTTAATCTATTAAACAGAAAACTCCATtacagataaacaaaaagcaaaAGTTTGTCCCTGACATTATCCATCAGGAGGATTTTCTCCTTTGTTTCGAATTTAGTTATCCAACGTGTAATAAGTAGATTTAGTAGGTGTTAATTATAAAAACTGTTTcttgatataaaataaataggtatatctttataaatataatatatgctgtatgtttgaaagaaaactactttgaaactcattcatatttgaagagggaaataaaatcatttatcGACCGAGGGATAATGGTAATTTGCTACATAGGATGGGCGGTAAATCGAGAATATCCCTTTATTCACGAGTTAAGGAAGATAATGTTCCAACATTTAATTTTCAagcatacgaggatgtattgatatctagttagcctagaccagttccatgcataaaaaaatattgcgttaccatagcaacgaacaataactccttagaagtgtcagtgtgaagtttgaggtccaaAAATTaagccagagttacgcaataaattagaagaaagaagatgttcaccgacgttgtgaaaatcgaaaaattggagtatcgagccatcatcaagtacctacctgtatttaaaatggttaagaggtaagtagaTTTGCGAAGATATGCCTAACAACCTTGGTGATCTttcgtatacgaccgtgaaaaattggacataaattttccattcaagatgatgactgatcgggaaggccagtttctgtgtcagttcccgaaaatatcgatgcagttcatgacatgattttatcagaccgtcgaattaggctaaaacggatatctgaagcactgaatatttcatacgaacgcattcatcatatggttcacgtcaatttggatatgagaaaaatggctcaaaatggatccccaaatgtttgaatgttgaccaatagcgtgcaagggtagaagcatcgcgttcgatctatgcCCGATTTGCAAACGATGTAGACTAAAGCCAAAGAGTAACTGGTTACTCTTTgctaaagctacattcacaatcaattcacgggccgaagtgcacttcggcacggaagcttagcagatggcgttctccgttaccattcacaatgaaattcaagacaaaatttcttgcaagttgcaaactatcacttcggcaaggaatttcgtgccggctatagatgatgctgatgcttatgttttgatcagttacatttttgattcatttgagtatttggttccaagattattgcgaatggtaaatttcgtgccgaagtgcacttcggcccgcgaattgattgtgaatgcagctttaaaccgaattgttactatggatgagacttggggatatttctacgatccggaaacaaagcaacaatcgatggaatggcgacactctggttctccaagacctaagaagtttcgtgtccaaaaatctgctggaaaagttcttgcatcagttttttgggattgccatggagtacctaatcatgattgattttttggataaggttagaacaataaccggaaattactataCGACATCACTAAACAATACGGGaacaaattaaagagaaaagacatggaaagctatccaaaggtgttttgtttttgcaggacaacgcccctgcacacaaatttcatgttgctatgcaaaaaattcttggtttagggtttgaattaatagaacaccccccttattcgccagatttggctccatacgactattatctctttcctcaactgaaaacagCTTAAATggtggtaaattttcttccaacgaggaggtaataaaagctatggaggtctggtttgcagagtaagaagaaacatttttttttaaaggtctggagacgttgcaggttccctgtaataaatgtatccattcaagaggagaatatgttgaacaataaaatattttgacattgaaattttgttggttctatagtaggctaagaatttttcaatatatcctcgtaagatCGACATTGAAGATCATTCACCTGCAATATTAGATGTTTGAGTTCTTGGTCCGTAATGTATGGCGGCTTATAATGCGTTTCGGTGTAAGAATGAGCTGGTCCACGAATCGTTTTGAGATATTCCACAGCCATCCTGAGAACAGTGATCTTATCCACTTTCCTAGATATCGAACTGCACATCGGTATCATAGATGATAGCTCGGTAATGTAAGTGTTCATTTTGTCTCTTCTGCGTTTTTCAATTTCGCTGTGGTTTTGtctgaaattcagaataatGGCAGTTTTGGGGAGGAGACC from Coccinella septempunctata chromosome 1, icCocSept1.1, whole genome shotgun sequence includes:
- the LOC123307460 gene encoding protein cycle, with protein sequence MNDMCLLYKILNNIVVQFIYEIFQSEVDSCIEGEQNFPMQDQSYETLLQIPDADGDLITFEELRPVKHSSFDQSYESFYDSSCLQNPCSSGLYKTDITDANQPLDGSDLHEVDTTVSCGSRKRKASIKQNHSEIEKRRRDKMNTYITELSSMIPMCSSISRKVDKITVLRMAVEYLKTIRGPAHSYTETHYKPPYITDQELKHLILQVAEGFLFVVGCDRGKILYISESVSKVLHFSQNDLLRQSLFDIVHPKDVAKVKEQLSSSEHNPREKFMGSRISRLCPGARRSFFCRMKRNISQIQDKFNMGGDDKEEDNQITGRKYAVIHCTGYLKSWHPSTIGIDEQDNDVDGDSYNVSCLIAVGHIINNIATTATASQQRINTKPIQFISKHTLDGKFHFVDQRVTLVLGFLPQELLGCSIYEYFHPEDIPVLAETHETVLQSTERFYTKPYRFKTKDGGFVDIQSEWRAFKNPWTKEIEYLISKNNLVIDWEKIEINGPRTQPVDDLDFMNERNQLPQAENTDEGIIKLMEDVTKKPPNIKQQSDGNDEAAMAIIMSLLEVDAGLGGPVDFSGLPWPLP